A window of Brevibacterium ihuae contains these coding sequences:
- the gabT gene encoding 4-aminobutyrate--2-oxoglutarate transaminase, whose product MSTQELGGAALPQERIIATEIPGPSSQAIEARRAKAVAAGVASSLPAYVVAAGGGILKDADGNQIIDLGSGIAVTTAGNSNPRVVERAAAQLAAFTHTCFMVNPYESYIELAEKLNALTPGDFEKRTVLLNSGAEAVENAVKIARAHTKRDAVVVFDHAYHGRTNLTMAMTAKAHPYKAGFGPFAGEVYRAPMSYPYRDNDAAGTKVSGEDAAKRVMTMIDKQIGADNVAALVIEPIQGEGGFIVPAEGFLPALVEYARANGIVFVADEVQAGFARTGKMFASEWEGIEPDLVTTAKGIAGGLPLSAVTGRKEIIDSVGAGGLGGTYGGNPTAVAAALGAIEAYEQDDLVSRALQIGEIITERVVRLQTRFPEVGDIRGRGAMQAIELVAKDSIEPNPELAKAVAAYAAKNAVLVLVTGTFGNVLRFLPPLTISDELLHEAFDVLEEAFADALS is encoded by the coding sequence GCGTCGCCTCGAGCCTGCCGGCCTACGTCGTCGCCGCGGGCGGCGGGATCCTCAAGGACGCCGACGGCAACCAGATCATCGACCTCGGCTCCGGCATCGCCGTGACCACGGCCGGCAACTCGAACCCGCGGGTCGTCGAGCGCGCGGCGGCCCAGCTCGCCGCCTTCACCCACACGTGCTTCATGGTCAACCCGTACGAGTCGTACATCGAGCTCGCGGAGAAGCTCAACGCGCTCACCCCGGGCGACTTCGAGAAGCGCACCGTGCTCCTCAACTCCGGCGCGGAGGCGGTGGAGAACGCGGTGAAGATCGCCCGCGCCCACACCAAGCGCGACGCCGTCGTCGTGTTCGACCACGCCTACCACGGCCGCACCAACCTCACCATGGCGATGACGGCGAAGGCCCACCCGTACAAGGCGGGCTTCGGTCCGTTCGCCGGCGAGGTCTACCGCGCCCCGATGTCCTACCCGTACCGCGACAACGACGCGGCCGGCACCAAGGTCTCCGGCGAGGACGCGGCGAAGCGCGTGATGACGATGATCGACAAGCAGATCGGCGCCGACAACGTCGCCGCGCTCGTCATCGAGCCGATCCAGGGCGAGGGCGGCTTCATCGTCCCCGCCGAGGGATTCCTCCCCGCACTCGTCGAGTACGCGCGCGCCAACGGCATCGTCTTCGTCGCCGACGAGGTGCAGGCCGGATTCGCTCGCACCGGCAAGATGTTCGCGAGCGAGTGGGAGGGCATCGAGCCCGACCTCGTGACGACCGCCAAGGGCATCGCCGGCGGTCTGCCGCTGTCGGCCGTGACCGGTCGGAAGGAGATCATCGATTCGGTGGGCGCCGGCGGACTCGGCGGCACCTACGGCGGCAACCCGACCGCGGTCGCCGCCGCGCTCGGTGCGATCGAGGCCTACGAGCAGGACGACCTCGTGTCCCGCGCGCTGCAGATCGGCGAGATCATCACCGAGCGGGTGGTGCGCCTCCAGACGCGCTTCCCCGAGGTCGGCGACATCCGCGGCCGCGGCGCGATGCAGGCGATCGAGCTCGTCGCCAAGGATTCGATCGAGCCGAACCCGGAACTCGCGAAGGCCGTCGCCGCTTACGCCGCGAAGAACGCCGTGCTCGTGCTCGTCACCGGGACTTTCGGCAACGTGCTCCGGTTCCTCCCGCCGCTCACCATCAGCGACGAGCTGCTCCACGAGGCCTTCGACGTCCTCGAAGAGGCCTTCGCCGACGCCCTGAGCTGA